One Nicotiana tomentosiformis chromosome 4, ASM39032v3, whole genome shotgun sequence genomic window carries:
- the LOC138910364 gene encoding uncharacterized protein yields the protein MVIAWISFPGLLPTFFVKETLFSLATSVGRPVCLDTATTNKTTPSCARVKVLVDLLAELPKKVRLDIDDEASGGVRTKWVRIQYDMLPKYCKECKLQGHDEIECWQLHPEFIENRSSKKMNDLAELNN from the coding sequence ATGGTGATAGCGTGGATTTCGTTTCCTGGACTGCTGCCTACCTTTTTTGTAAAGGAAACTCTGTTTTCTTTGGCTACATCTGTGGGAAGGCCAGTGTGTCTTGACACGGCAACTACAAACAAAACTACGCCGAGTTGCGCAAGAGTAAAAGTTCTTGTCGatttgttggccgaactacctaaaaaggtgcgattggatattgatgatgaagcttCTGGTGGTGTTCGAACAAAATGGGTGAGAATTCAGTATGACATGCTACCAAAATATTGTAAGGAGTGTAAACTACAAGGACATGATGAAATTGAATGTTGGCAGTTGCACCCCGAGTTTATTGAGAATCGAAGCAGCAAGAAAATGAATGATCTTGCTGAGTTGAACAACTGA